A genomic segment from Streptomyces sp. NBC_00459 encodes:
- a CDS encoding chorismate mutase → MRSVLLAVCASAVLAVSGAAPAVAHTATPVRVSSVALSPAPSPTSLTSLTDLFAERLLVADKVAAAKYGTDKPIDDPVREQQILTDVSARAVGLGLDPEAVAAVFRDQIEANKVVQRGLYARWDAHPELRPTERPDLVKEVRPILDRITTELLDALKETETVRSGDSCELRLVLAAGRSAWGYRLDGLHLEGLRRAVPSVCG, encoded by the coding sequence GTGCGGTCTGTTCTTCTCGCCGTGTGCGCGTCGGCCGTCCTGGCCGTCTCCGGCGCCGCACCTGCTGTGGCTCACACAGCAACTCCCGTACGAGTAAGCAGTGTTGCCCTCTCCCCCGCGCCCTCGCCGACTTCGCTGACCTCACTGACCGACCTGTTCGCCGAGCGGCTGCTGGTGGCCGACAAGGTCGCCGCCGCCAAGTACGGCACCGACAAGCCGATCGACGACCCGGTACGCGAGCAGCAGATCCTGACCGACGTCTCCGCGCGAGCCGTCGGGCTCGGTCTCGACCCGGAGGCGGTCGCCGCCGTGTTCCGGGACCAGATCGAGGCGAACAAGGTGGTCCAGCGAGGGCTGTACGCCCGTTGGGACGCGCATCCCGAGCTGCGGCCCACCGAGCGGCCCGATCTGGTCAAGGAGGTCCGGCCGATTCTGGACCGGATCACCACCGAGTTGCTGGACGCGCTGAAGGAGACGGAGACGGTTCGGTCGGGGGACTCGTGCGAGCTGCGGCTTGTGCTTGCTGCGGGGCGCTCCGCTTGGGGGTACCGGTTGGACGGTCTGCATCTGGAGGGGCTTCGGCGGGCTGTTCCGTCTGTGTGCGGTTAA
- a CDS encoding vWA domain-containing protein: MERNRIRRTQRLRGALIAVTAASGLLLTGCSADSADSGQSSRADSGQHSGGGSGYAPAPARSSGSGGQQDGDRSRSEGETEGDFAPSPDYLSTFALDVDTASYGYARRTLADGHRPDPSTVRPEEFVNSFRQDYERPDGNGFSVTVDGARTDREDWSLVRVGLATRSAEQESERRPAALTFVIDISGSMAEPGRLDLAKDSLGVMTDRLRDDDSVAIVTFSDEAETVLPMTRLDDHRDRVHDAIDELEPTDSTNLGAGVRTGYATAVEGLREGATNRVVLVSDALANTGDTEAESILDRISDARREHGITLFGVGVGSDYGDALMEQLADKGDGHTTYVSNETDAREVFCDQLPRNIDLTARDAKAQVAFDPETVAEFRLIGYDNRRVADDDFRDDRVDGGEVGPGHTVTALYAVRTKESASGHLATATVRWLDPDTREPHEESGQLESEAVDEALWDAPSRLQVTAVAAYFADALRRGDDGWTTLPGAPSLGELADRADELANATEDKAVRQLAEAIDQANRYED; encoded by the coding sequence ATGGAGCGGAACCGGATACGCCGAACACAACGCCTGCGGGGTGCGCTGATAGCGGTGACGGCCGCGAGCGGGCTGCTGCTCACCGGTTGCAGCGCCGACAGCGCCGACAGCGGCCAGAGCAGCAGAGCGGACAGCGGCCAGCACTCCGGCGGAGGCTCGGGCTACGCACCCGCGCCCGCCCGGTCCAGTGGCTCCGGCGGACAGCAGGACGGCGACCGGAGCAGAAGCGAGGGTGAGACGGAAGGAGACTTCGCCCCGTCCCCCGACTACCTCTCCACCTTCGCCCTCGACGTCGACACCGCCTCGTACGGCTACGCGCGCCGCACCCTCGCCGACGGCCACCGCCCCGACCCGTCGACGGTCCGGCCCGAGGAGTTCGTCAACAGCTTCCGCCAGGACTACGAACGCCCCGACGGCAACGGCTTCTCGGTCACCGTCGACGGCGCCCGCACCGACCGCGAGGACTGGTCCCTGGTCCGCGTGGGCCTCGCCACCCGTTCCGCCGAGCAGGAGAGCGAACGCCGGCCGGCCGCTCTCACCTTCGTCATCGACATCTCCGGCTCCATGGCCGAGCCCGGCCGCCTCGACCTCGCCAAGGACTCCCTCGGCGTGATGACGGACCGACTGCGCGACGACGACTCGGTGGCGATCGTCACCTTCAGCGACGAGGCCGAGACCGTCCTGCCGATGACCCGCCTCGACGACCACCGCGACCGCGTCCACGACGCGATCGACGAACTGGAACCGACCGACTCGACCAACCTCGGCGCGGGCGTCCGCACCGGCTACGCCACAGCCGTCGAGGGCCTGCGCGAGGGTGCCACCAACCGGGTCGTTCTCGTCTCGGACGCGCTCGCCAACACGGGCGACACGGAGGCCGAATCGATCCTCGACCGCATCTCCGACGCCCGCCGTGAACACGGCATCACCCTCTTCGGTGTCGGCGTCGGCAGCGACTACGGCGACGCCCTGATGGAGCAGCTCGCCGACAAGGGCGACGGCCACACCACCTACGTCTCGAACGAGACCGACGCCCGCGAGGTGTTCTGCGACCAGCTCCCGCGCAACATCGACCTCACGGCCCGCGACGCCAAGGCCCAGGTGGCCTTCGACCCGGAGACGGTCGCCGAGTTCCGACTGATCGGCTACGACAACCGCCGGGTCGCCGACGACGACTTCCGCGACGACCGGGTGGACGGGGGCGAGGTGGGCCCCGGCCACACGGTCACCGCCCTCTACGCCGTCCGCACCAAGGAGTCCGCCTCGGGCCACCTGGCCACGGCGACCGTCCGTTGGCTCGACCCCGACACCCGCGAACCCCACGAGGAATCGGGCCAGTTGGAGTCGGAAGCGGTGGACGAGGCGCTCTGGGACGCCCCGTCCCGTCTCCAGGTCACCGCGGTGGCCGCCTACTTCGCCGACGCCCTGCGCAGGGGCGACGACGGCTGGACCACCCTGCCGGGAGCCCCGTCACTCGGGGAACTGGCCGACAGGGCAGACGAGTTGGCGAACGCGACAGAGGACAAGGCAGTACGCCAACTGGCCGAGGCAATAGACCAGGCGAACCGCTACGAGGACTGA
- a CDS encoding ABC transporter permease encodes MSTTNTIVERAETADGYRARRTLPLRVELVRQLKRRRTLVMGGILAALPFILVAAFAIGGEPGGRNGQVSLMDTATASGANFVAVNLFVSAGFLLVIPVALFCGDTVASEASWSSLRYLLAAPVPRARLLWSKLAVALGMSLAAMVLLPVVAIAVGTAAYGWGPLEIPTGGSLAAGTAAQRLVVVVGYLFVSQLVTAGLAFWLSTKTDAPLGAVGGAVGLTIVGNVLDAVTALGDWRDFLPAHWQFAWADAIQPRPEWGGMIQGTAVSVTYALILFALAFRGFARKDVVS; translated from the coding sequence ATGAGCACGACGAACACGATCGTGGAGCGGGCGGAGACGGCCGACGGGTACCGCGCCCGGCGGACACTGCCCCTGCGCGTCGAGCTGGTCCGCCAGCTCAAGCGCCGCCGTACGCTCGTCATGGGCGGCATCCTCGCCGCGCTGCCGTTCATCCTCGTCGCCGCGTTCGCGATCGGCGGCGAGCCCGGTGGCCGCAACGGCCAGGTCTCCCTGATGGACACGGCCACCGCGTCCGGCGCCAACTTCGTCGCCGTCAACCTCTTCGTCTCCGCGGGCTTCCTGCTCGTCATCCCCGTCGCCCTGTTCTGCGGGGACACGGTCGCCTCGGAGGCCAGCTGGTCCTCCCTGCGCTATCTGCTCGCGGCCCCCGTGCCGCGCGCCCGCCTCCTCTGGTCCAAGCTCGCCGTCGCCCTCGGCATGAGCCTCGCCGCGATGGTCCTGCTGCCGGTCGTGGCCATCGCGGTCGGCACGGCTGCCTACGGCTGGGGCCCGCTGGAGATCCCCACCGGGGGTTCGCTCGCCGCGGGCACGGCGGCCCAGCGTCTGGTGGTGGTCGTGGGCTACCTCTTCGTGTCCCAACTGGTCACCGCTGGACTGGCGTTCTGGCTGTCGACCAAGACGGACGCCCCCCTGGGAGCGGTCGGCGGCGCCGTCGGCCTGACCATCGTCGGCAACGTCCTGGACGCCGTGACGGCCCTCGGCGACTGGCGCGACTTCCTGCCCGCGCACTGGCAGTTCGCGTGGGCCGACGCCATTCAGCCCCGCCCGGAATGGGGCGGCATGATCCAGGGGACGGCCGTCTCGGTAACGTACGCCCTCATCCTGTTCGCCCTGGCCTTCCGGGGTTTCGCCCGCAAGGACGTCGTCTCCTAG
- a CDS encoding alpha/beta fold hydrolase, translating into MDLRMPGLRGARPRRPRRLVAVVAAAVVLLAGAGTWTAVASDDAPAVHRADRVMDMGGGVRIDTSYFTAGSDSDRRPAVLLAHGFGGSKDDVRSQAQNLARDGYAVLTWSARGFGRSTGKIGLNDPKTEVADVSKLIDWLAARPEVQLDKKGDPRVGMAGGSYGGAISLLAAGYDDRVDAIAPAITYWNLADALFPNGVFKKQWAGIFINTGGGCDRFEATLCEMYDRVAEAGKPDAAATELLTERSPSAVGARIKVPTLLIQGQTDSLFPLGQADAAAKAIRANGAPVDVDWIAGGHDGGDMETSRVESRINSWFDRYLKDDKGADTGPAFRVTRTGGVDSTDGAATLRGATSDTYPGLESGRREVALTGKEQTFDNPAGANPPAVSSLPGLGAASGLSQLSSLGVGVSIDFPGQNARFESAPVADDVRITGSPTVTVHIKSTSDDAVLFAKVYDVSANGRQQVLPSQLVTPLRVEGAKEGKDVTITLPAIDHEVEQGHRLRLVLASTDLGFASPVAPATYTVSVTSDLRIPTASGVTTASSGLPAWVWWLPLAGAAIALALLLSGRRRTAAPSAPDPELAGVPLQITDLSKRYAKSSDRYAVRDVSFRVEKGQVLGLLGPNGAGKTTTLRMLMGLIRPDGGEIRVFGHAIRPGAPVLSRVGAFVEGAGFLPHLSGRENLELYWQATGRPAEDAHMAEALEIAGLGDALARAVRTYSQGMRQRLAIAQAMLGLPDLLILDEPTNGLDPPQIREMREVLIRYAEAGRTVIVSSHLLAEVEQSCTHLVVMDRGKLVQAGPVSEIIGSGDTLLVGTTTPVEEPLVEKVAALPGIVSAVRTDDGLLVRLAPEDGSAQRLVVELVRLEVPVESVGPHRRLEDAFLTLIGGSA; encoded by the coding sequence ATGGATCTTCGAATGCCCGGACTGCGGGGAGCACGGCCCCGGCGGCCCCGGCGGCTGGTCGCCGTCGTGGCCGCCGCCGTCGTCCTGCTCGCCGGTGCCGGTACGTGGACGGCCGTCGCCTCGGACGACGCGCCCGCGGTGCACCGCGCCGACCGGGTCATGGACATGGGCGGCGGGGTGCGTATCGACACCTCGTACTTCACCGCGGGGTCCGACTCCGACCGCCGCCCCGCCGTCCTCCTCGCCCACGGCTTCGGCGGCAGCAAGGACGACGTACGGTCCCAGGCCCAGAACCTCGCCCGCGACGGGTACGCGGTACTGACCTGGTCCGCCCGGGGCTTCGGCAGATCGACCGGGAAGATCGGGCTGAACGACCCGAAGACCGAGGTCGCCGACGTCTCGAAGCTCATCGACTGGCTGGCCGCGCGCCCCGAGGTCCAGCTGGACAAGAAGGGCGACCCGCGGGTCGGTATGGCCGGCGGTTCCTACGGCGGCGCGATCTCGCTCCTCGCCGCCGGTTACGACGACCGGGTCGACGCCATCGCGCCCGCGATCACCTACTGGAACCTCGCGGACGCCCTCTTCCCGAACGGCGTCTTCAAGAAGCAGTGGGCCGGCATCTTCATCAACACCGGCGGCGGCTGCGACCGGTTCGAGGCCACGCTGTGCGAGATGTACGACCGGGTCGCCGAGGCCGGCAAGCCGGACGCGGCGGCCACCGAACTCCTCACCGAGCGCTCGCCCTCCGCCGTCGGCGCCCGCATCAAGGTGCCCACCCTGCTGATCCAGGGCCAGACGGACTCCCTCTTCCCGCTCGGCCAGGCCGACGCCGCCGCGAAGGCGATCCGCGCCAACGGCGCTCCCGTGGACGTCGACTGGATCGCGGGCGGCCATGACGGCGGCGACATGGAGACAAGCCGCGTCGAATCCCGGATCAACTCGTGGTTCGACCGGTACCTGAAGGACGACAAGGGCGCCGACACCGGGCCCGCCTTCCGTGTCACCCGCACCGGCGGTGTCGACTCCACGGACGGGGCGGCGACCCTGCGCGGCGCCACCTCGGACACCTACCCGGGGCTGGAGAGCGGCCGGCGCGAGGTCGCCCTGACCGGTAAGGAGCAGACGTTCGACAACCCGGCCGGCGCCAACCCGCCCGCAGTCTCCTCCCTGCCCGGCCTCGGCGCGGCGAGCGGTCTCTCCCAGCTCTCCTCGCTCGGAGTCGGCGTCTCGATCGACTTCCCGGGGCAGAACGCCCGCTTCGAATCGGCCCCGGTCGCCGACGACGTACGGATCACCGGTTCCCCCACGGTCACCGTCCACATCAAGTCGACCAGCGACGACGCCGTCCTCTTCGCCAAGGTGTACGACGTCTCGGCGAACGGCAGGCAGCAGGTGCTGCCCTCCCAGCTCGTCACCCCCCTCAGGGTCGAGGGCGCCAAGGAGGGCAAGGACGTCACGATCACCCTCCCGGCCATCGACCACGAGGTCGAACAGGGCCACCGTCTCCGCCTGGTCCTCGCCTCCACGGACCTCGGCTTCGCATCACCCGTCGCCCCGGCCACGTACACCGTCTCCGTCACGAGCGACCTGAGGATCCCCACCGCCTCCGGCGTCACCACGGCCTCGTCCGGGCTGCCCGCCTGGGTGTGGTGGCTGCCCCTCGCGGGCGCCGCGATCGCCCTGGCCCTGCTCCTGTCCGGCCGCCGGCGTACGGCGGCACCCTCCGCCCCGGACCCCGAACTGGCCGGAGTCCCGCTGCAGATCACCGACCTGAGCAAGCGGTACGCGAAGTCGTCGGACCGGTACGCCGTACGGGACGTGTCGTTCCGCGTCGAGAAGGGTCAGGTCCTCGGACTCCTCGGCCCCAACGGCGCCGGCAAGACCACCACCCTGCGCATGCTGATGGGCCTCATCAGGCCCGACGGCGGCGAGATCCGCGTCTTCGGGCACGCCATCCGCCCCGGCGCCCCCGTCCTCTCCCGCGTCGGCGCCTTCGTCGAGGGCGCCGGCTTCCTCCCGCACCTCTCCGGCCGCGAGAACCTGGAGCTGTACTGGCAGGCGACCGGCCGTCCGGCCGAGGACGCCCACATGGCGGAGGCCCTGGAGATCGCCGGCCTCGGCGACGCACTCGCGCGCGCTGTCCGCACGTACTCCCAGGGCATGCGCCAGCGCCTCGCCATCGCCCAGGCCATGCTCGGCCTGCCCGACCTCCTCATCCTCGACGAACCGACCAACGGCCTGGACCCGCCCCAGATCCGCGAGATGCGCGAGGTGCTGATCCGGTACGCGGAGGCGGGCCGCACGGTGATCGTCTCCAGCCACCTGCTGGCGGAGGTCGAGCAGTCCTGCACGCACCTCGTCGTCATGGACCGCGGCAAGCTGGTCCAGGCCGGTCCGGTCAGCGAGATCATCGGCTCCGGCGACACCCTGCTCGTCGGCACCACCACCCCCGTGGAGGAGCCGCTCGTCGAGAAGGTCGCCGCTCTGCCGGGCATCGTCTCCGCCGTACGCACCGACGACGGACTCCTGGTCCGCCTCGCCCCCGAGGACGGCAGCGCCCAGCGCCTCGTCGTCGAACTCGTCCGCCTCGAAGTGCCCGTGGAGTCGGTGGGCCCCCACCGGCGCCTCGAAGACGCCTTCCTCACCCTGATCGGAGGTTCCGCATGA